In Pogoniulus pusillus isolate bPogPus1 chromosome 1, bPogPus1.pri, whole genome shotgun sequence, one DNA window encodes the following:
- the DLK1 gene encoding protein delta homolog 1 codes for MGLGAAGLLGCCCCCCCLLPLVLPAAPGVNCKTGCHPENGFCAFPNECRCQPGWQGALCDQCVPFPGCLHGSCAKPWQCICEEGWVGSLCDIDIHPCSAKPCTSNSTCIETGDGGYICLCAQGFTGKNCHLRKGPCIINGSPCQNGGTCTDDRGFAPHASCLCPSGFAGNFCEIDRDDCEPNPCENGGTCTNVDVGFSCSCRHGYTGKTCSNRIMFCASDPCENGGTCSEHPQGGFECICKPEFIGLTCKYPSKNTSFSGVNMETKHMQNYKPPLKAHHRSVHQQQEILKITMKETIQNADPWLSRSQVVCFVVLGLLTCLVVLGTTGIVFFPKCEMWLANAKYSHLLRKKKNFFLKSNNGENLSVNIIFPEKIKLTNYTKNYTAI; via the exons ATGGGGCTGGGCGCCGCCGGGCTcctcggctgctgctgctgctgctgctgcctcctgcccctcgTCCTCCCCGCAGCCCCAG GTGTGAACTGTAAAACTGGCTGCCACCCCGAGAATGGATTTTGTGCATTTCCCAATGAATGCAG GTGTCAGCCTGGTTGGCAGGGTGCTCTTTGTGATCAGTGTGTTCCGTTCCCTGGGTGTTTGCACGGcagctgtgccaagccctggcaGTGCATCTGTGAGGAGGGCTGGGTTGGCAGCCTCTGTGACATAG atatTCACCCATGTTCTGCAAAGCCCTGCACCAGTAACTCAACGTGCATAGAAACTGGTGATGGAGGATATATCTGCCTGTGTGCCCAGGGATTTACAGGAAAAAACTGCCATCTCAGAAAAGGACCCTGCATTATTAATGG CTCTCCCTGTCAGAATGGAGGGACATGCACTGACGACCGTGGTTTTGCACCCCATGCTTCCTGTCTGTGCCCTTCTGGTTTTGCTGGCAACTTCTGCGAAATAGATAGAGATGACTGTGAACCAAATCCATGTGAAAATGGAGGAACATGTACCAATGTTGATGTTGGTTTCAGCTGTTCTTGTCGCCATGGCTACACAGGAAAGACCTGCAGCAACCGTATCATGTTCTGTGCAAGCGACCCATGTGAGAACGGAGGGACATGCAGCGAACACCCCCAAGGAGGATTTGAATGCATCTGTAAACCAGAATTCATTGGCCTGACTTGCAAATATCCCAGCAAAAACACAAGTTTTTCTGGAGTGAATATGGAGACAAAGCATATGCAGAATTACAAGCCACCCTTAAAAGCTCATCATAGATCAGTGCATCAACAACAAGAAATCCTGAAAATAACAATGAAAGAAACAATCCAAAACGCAGATCCCTGGCTGAGCAGAAGTCAGGTGGTTTGTTTTGTCGTGCTGGGTTTGCTTACATGCCTTGTTGTCTTGGGTACAACTGGGATTGTgttttttccaaagtgtgaaaTGTGGCTTGCCAATGCCAAATACAGCCATCTCCTGCGCAAgaaaaagaacttctttctgaaGTCTAACAATGGGGAAAACCTCTCAGTTAATATTATCTTCCCAGAGAAGATCAAATTGACTAATTACACTAAGAACTACACTGCCATCTAG